In a single window of the Nicotiana tomentosiformis chromosome 10, ASM39032v3, whole genome shotgun sequence genome:
- the LOC138899762 gene encoding uncharacterized protein, translated as MAPKKKARTGQRANVTPGVTTDPIINDASEHPRSENISLVTTLSDSTTTDQTTPIPTPTEGATISPADIPVPPQIPAFESGVSDVDLRGAIHMLAQIVASQTQRSNVAPTSSSQPRDSTGSRVNRFLQLDSPVFTGTNPEEDPQDFIDDMHKTLRVIRATKIEAVELASYRLKEVAYS; from the coding sequence atggcacctaagaagaaggcaagaactggccaaagagccaatgtcaccccaggagtgacaacTGACCCTATAATTAATGATGCGAGTGAGCatccgaggagtgagaatatttctCTAGTTACTACACTgtctgactctactacaactgatcagaccacacctatccctacacctactgaaggtgcaacaaTTTCTCCagctgatataccagttccacctcaaATTCCAGCTTTCGaatctggtgtttctgatgttgatcttaggggagccatacatatgttggctcaaatagtggcttcccagacccagaggtcaaatgttgcacccacttcttctagtcagccaagggattctactggttccagggtgaacaggtttctccaatTGGAttctccagtgttcacgggtactaatccagaggaagatccccaggatttcattgatgatatgcacaagactctcagagttataCGTGCTACTAAAatagaggcagtggaattggcatcctaccgcctgaaagaggtggcatattcttga